The Lysinibacter cavernae genome has a window encoding:
- the lysS gene encoding lysine--tRNA ligase yields MSENATPEAELSADEIFEQKAVRMAKRERLIAEAADAGGGAYPVSVPVTHTIPQVRAAYSHLETGEESGDVVAVAGRIVFARNTGKLCFASLQAGDGSRIQAMVSLAEVGEESLQRWKDLVDLGDHVFVKGQVISSRRGELSVMVSDWAIASKALLPLPNLHNELNEETRVRQRYLDLIVREQARKTVLARSTTMTSLRDTFAEHNFVEVETPMLQTLHGGASARPFKTHSNAFDTELYLRIAPELFLKRAVVGGIDRVFEINRNFRNEGADSTHSPEFAMLEAYEAYGDYNSIADLTQELIQNAAIAVSGSHVVTWADGTEYDLGGNWDRISMYDSLSDAAGINITPQTSVADLLALADKEGVEVALPNHGKLVEELWEHFVKDGLTRPTFVIDFPVETSPLTRAHRSIDGVVEKWDLYIRGFELATGYSELIDPVVQRERFVAQALQAAAGDVEAMSLDEEFLRALEHGMPPSGGMGMGMDRLLMAITGLGIRETILFPLVK; encoded by the coding sequence ATGAGCGAAAACGCCACCCCTGAAGCCGAGCTTTCGGCCGACGAGATCTTTGAACAAAAAGCCGTGCGCATGGCAAAACGCGAGCGTTTGATTGCTGAAGCGGCTGACGCTGGTGGTGGAGCCTACCCGGTAAGCGTTCCAGTCACGCACACGATTCCCCAGGTTCGCGCTGCCTACAGTCATCTGGAAACCGGTGAGGAATCGGGTGACGTTGTCGCGGTTGCCGGTCGTATTGTGTTTGCCCGCAACACTGGCAAGCTGTGTTTTGCGAGCCTGCAGGCCGGCGACGGTTCGCGCATCCAGGCCATGGTGAGCCTCGCTGAGGTTGGCGAAGAAAGCCTTCAGCGTTGGAAAGACCTTGTTGACCTTGGTGACCACGTCTTTGTGAAGGGCCAGGTCATTTCTAGCCGCCGCGGCGAGCTTTCTGTCATGGTGTCAGACTGGGCGATTGCGTCGAAGGCGCTCCTGCCGCTCCCGAACTTGCATAACGAGCTCAACGAGGAGACGCGCGTTCGTCAGCGCTATCTTGACCTCATCGTTCGCGAGCAGGCCCGAAAGACGGTTCTCGCTCGTTCAACAACCATGACGAGCCTGCGCGACACGTTTGCTGAGCACAACTTTGTCGAGGTCGAGACTCCGATGCTGCAGACGCTGCACGGCGGGGCATCGGCACGCCCATTCAAGACACACTCAAACGCTTTTGATACCGAGCTGTACCTGCGAATTGCACCAGAGCTCTTCCTGAAGCGCGCGGTTGTTGGCGGCATCGATCGAGTGTTTGAGATCAACCGCAACTTCCGCAACGAGGGTGCCGACTCAACGCACAGCCCAGAGTTCGCGATGCTCGAGGCCTACGAGGCATACGGGGATTACAACTCCATCGCAGACCTGACCCAGGAACTCATTCAGAACGCAGCAATCGCCGTGTCAGGAAGTCACGTCGTGACGTGGGCGGATGGCACCGAGTATGACCTCGGCGGCAACTGGGACCGCATCAGCATGTACGACAGCCTGTCTGATGCCGCTGGCATCAACATCACGCCGCAGACCTCGGTTGCGGATCTGCTCGCCCTTGCAGACAAGGAAGGCGTCGAAGTTGCCCTACCCAACCATGGAAAACTGGTTGAGGAACTGTGGGAGCACTTCGTGAAGGACGGCCTCACGAGGCCAACTTTTGTGATTGATTTCCCCGTTGAGACGAGCCCGTTGACGCGCGCCCACCGCAGCATCGATGGCGTCGTTGAGAAGTGGGACCTCTACATCCGCGGATTCGAGTTGGCCACCGGATACTCCGAGCTCATCGACCCCGTTGTGCAGCGCGAGCGTTTTGTTGCGCAGGCATTACAGGCTGCCGCCGGTGACGTTGAGGCGATGAGCCTCGACGAGGAGTTCCTGCGTGCTCTTGAGCACGGCATGCCGCCAAGTGGCGGAATGGGAATGGGAATGGACCGCTTGCTGATGGCGATCACGGGTCTTGGCATTCGTGAGACGATCTTGTTCCCGCTCGTAAAATAG
- a CDS encoding sigma-70 family RNA polymerase sigma factor — protein MQSDAELLSAVRSGDAAAFGAIYERHNQSVTLTARKYERDPNRADDLVSEAFARLLRLLQEGKGPTETVRQYLYVIVRNLANDHVVDIRSSDAFDELEDTMADASTTDVAQLEVLNQTIVTNAFNSLPDRWQNILWMVDVEGMKPAAAAQHFGMTANSCSALLHRARGALAEAYLGAHLTARVSEDCSKYVNQLPAYVRSTLSKSRVLPLRKHLESCEDCRVAEAEIRDTSLVLRAVIAPLLVGGVVAGSLWPASATGASAAVIAGAGASAGVAGGAGAGGAGGSSGGAGATGGFLSGLVASQGVLIGAGAAVALGVAAAIAVPIAINSGNDQPGSSAIAAERPADIASSAADDEDASSDGSATPAPPEKSPEPEVVPTTEVPGAIPTVPYVPTPSVPNAEPAPEAPVPPVAPPTTPTTPPTTPPVVPPVDPPIIPPVDPPVSPDAAVVNVGQFSGAEAGTIQTLSVSAESKRFEFNPRGAFTVTLVGGVFTSSQMTSSDNWWACSVAQDPSQMTCSQVYSIFHNTSSFEFQFEVTGAVGTQVVATITPSNTHTTSTTKTKTTQATITEPAINPVPLEETDPDLQGASSTTFGSEPIAQAAASAALPADTTQIASDEPTAAVDDSQATAQEPSAELPQASQEDAQPEPVDAGAASAEGTDAVAP, from the coding sequence ATGCAGTCTGATGCAGAGCTCCTCAGCGCCGTACGTTCTGGCGACGCTGCAGCTTTTGGCGCCATTTACGAACGCCACAACCAGTCGGTAACCCTCACGGCCCGCAAATACGAGCGCGACCCCAACCGCGCCGACGACCTCGTCTCTGAGGCCTTCGCGCGACTCCTCCGTCTCCTGCAAGAGGGCAAAGGCCCAACCGAGACGGTTCGCCAATATCTCTACGTGATTGTGCGCAACCTCGCAAACGACCATGTCGTCGACATCCGTTCGAGCGATGCCTTCGACGAACTCGAAGACACCATGGCAGACGCGTCAACAACCGACGTGGCACAGCTCGAAGTTCTCAATCAAACCATCGTCACGAACGCGTTTAACTCGCTTCCCGACCGCTGGCAAAACATCCTCTGGATGGTCGACGTCGAAGGCATGAAGCCAGCGGCGGCGGCCCAACACTTTGGCATGACGGCCAACAGCTGCTCCGCGCTCCTCCACCGTGCTCGCGGCGCGCTCGCGGAAGCGTATCTTGGCGCTCACCTCACGGCGAGAGTCTCTGAAGACTGCTCCAAATATGTCAATCAGCTTCCTGCCTACGTCCGCTCAACGCTGAGCAAGTCGCGCGTCCTTCCGCTCCGTAAGCACCTCGAATCATGCGAAGACTGCCGCGTAGCCGAAGCCGAAATCCGCGATACCTCGTTGGTACTCCGCGCCGTTATCGCACCGCTCCTCGTTGGCGGCGTAGTCGCAGGAAGCCTCTGGCCCGCGTCAGCGACCGGGGCATCAGCCGCGGTTATTGCGGGTGCAGGAGCGAGCGCCGGAGTTGCGGGCGGTGCAGGTGCAGGTGGAGCAGGCGGTTCCTCCGGCGGCGCGGGCGCAACCGGCGGATTCCTCTCCGGGCTCGTGGCTTCTCAGGGCGTTTTGATTGGGGCTGGCGCTGCCGTCGCGCTCGGTGTTGCCGCAGCCATCGCGGTACCAATTGCCATCAACTCCGGAAACGACCAGCCAGGCTCCTCCGCGATTGCCGCTGAACGACCTGCCGATATCGCCAGCTCAGCTGCTGATGATGAAGACGCATCGTCAGACGGCTCGGCCACCCCCGCCCCACCAGAGAAATCCCCCGAGCCAGAGGTTGTCCCGACAACCGAAGTGCCTGGGGCAATCCCAACCGTGCCGTATGTTCCAACACCCTCGGTTCCAAACGCTGAGCCGGCGCCTGAAGCACCTGTGCCCCCTGTCGCGCCGCCAACAACTCCAACAACGCCGCCGACAACGCCGCCCGTTGTTCCTCCTGTTGATCCACCAATTATTCCTCCGGTAGATCCGCCGGTAAGCCCTGACGCCGCAGTCGTGAACGTTGGCCAGTTCTCCGGCGCCGAGGCAGGAACGATACAGACGCTTTCTGTCAGCGCAGAATCGAAGCGGTTCGAGTTCAACCCGAGGGGCGCATTCACCGTGACGCTCGTCGGCGGAGTCTTTACCTCATCCCAGATGACGTCGTCCGATAACTGGTGGGCCTGCTCCGTAGCGCAAGACCCTTCACAAATGACGTGCAGCCAGGTCTATTCGATCTTTCACAACACGAGCAGCTTTGAGTTTCAGTTCGAGGTAACCGGAGCCGTCGGCACGCAAGTCGTTGCGACCATTACTCCGTCAAACACGCACACAACGTCAACGACCAAGACCAAGACCACTCAAGCAACCATCACCGAGCCAGCGATCAACCCGGTTCCGCTTGAAGAGACTGACCCCGACCTGCAGGGCGCATCCTCGACAACGTTTGGGTCGGAACCCATCGCTCAAGCGGCTGCATCCGCGGCGCTTCCGGCAGATACCACTCAAATCGCGTCAGACGAGCCAACAGCTGCGGTCGATGACAGCCAGGCAACTGCCCAAGAGCCATCAGCAGAACTCCCTCAGGCAAGCCAAGAGGACGCGCAGCCGGAGCCCGTCGACGCGGGTGCGGCTTCCGCAGAGGGCACCGACGCGGTCGCTCCGTAA
- a CDS encoding NAD(P)-binding domain-containing protein, which produces MNSSDGRSGRLGVGIIGAGHVGPVLGAALAGAGHALVGISAVSDRSLERAEAMLPGVPVLSVEQIIERSELVILAVPTAELKQLVEGLATLKVWQPGQLVLHTAAAYGTGVLAPAMAAGVIPLAVHPAIVFTGTTLDLARLAESYCIVTAPAPVLPIAQALAVEMGAEPVVVAEADREAFARTIGAVTAAATDAVSDAVASLAKMGIEHPGSVLGSALHSAVDIALRRSKAE; this is translated from the coding sequence TTGAACTCATCTGATGGCCGCAGCGGTCGCCTCGGCGTTGGCATCATCGGTGCGGGACACGTTGGCCCAGTGCTCGGAGCCGCCCTCGCAGGGGCTGGCCATGCGCTCGTGGGTATTTCTGCAGTCTCGGATCGCAGCCTTGAGCGTGCAGAAGCGATGCTCCCAGGGGTCCCTGTCTTGTCGGTCGAGCAGATCATCGAACGTAGCGAACTTGTCATCTTGGCTGTTCCTACCGCAGAGCTGAAACAACTCGTTGAGGGCTTAGCGACGCTGAAGGTCTGGCAACCAGGCCAGCTGGTGCTGCATACCGCGGCAGCATACGGCACGGGTGTCCTAGCTCCTGCCATGGCGGCCGGCGTGATTCCCCTCGCCGTGCATCCTGCCATTGTCTTTACCGGGACGACGCTTGATCTCGCCAGACTCGCCGAAAGCTACTGCATCGTCACAGCGCCCGCGCCTGTTCTTCCGATCGCGCAAGCCCTTGCGGTTGAGATGGGAGCGGAACCGGTTGTTGTTGCAGAGGCCGACCGAGAGGCGTTTGCGCGCACCATTGGCGCGGTCACCGCTGCTGCCACCGATGCGGTTTCGGATGCCGTCGCTTCGCTTGCAAAGATGGGGATCGAGCATCCTGGCTCGGTTCTTGGCTCTGCGCTGCACTCGGCAGTTGATATTGCGCTTCGGCGGAGTAAAGCCGAGTAG
- a CDS encoding PH domain-containing protein, translated as MTQLPDPQQPGFQHPAPQLPAPSPIATADGEWHRLHPATPFLRGGLALVIVLGIIIANARDWIVSLVVGGGNEWDEFGASDTSRFPPFIRDIVETFGIWVVASVVVVLVIAAIIGFSYLSWRRHSYRITHEAVEVRSGIVFRTSRQARLDRVQGVNVNRQWLARLFGAAQLKISTAGQDSNVELSYLRSSTADELRREILSLAAHRKAGTTPGAQPASVPTPAAAPALLGPDGVPLPAANQPHGIVSQRLGEFLTPELDESLLVEPTSVVRIPPVRLVMSRIVGLGTVISILVVAFVIVMAVRGEGFIAFGLIPFGIAMIGVLVSRVMRLLQFSIALTLDGVRVGQGLLSTTNDTIPPGRIHAIEVYQPLLWRPFGWWTIRINKAGDSVSEQSQQQATNTMLPVGKRADVHRVLAVLLPNAPIAEELVDFALIGKKSQFGFRGVPKRAWIRLGFGRQRQGYRIGENELLFRGGAVWRRLVIIPLARVQSVSLRQGWVGRQAKIATVQPQTVLGPVLTGIAGLDRDQALGTFEELTAAVVAAGLRDDEAR; from the coding sequence GTGACCCAGTTGCCAGACCCCCAGCAACCCGGATTCCAGCATCCGGCTCCCCAACTGCCCGCGCCTTCCCCAATCGCTACGGCCGACGGTGAATGGCACCGCCTCCACCCGGCAACGCCGTTCCTTCGCGGCGGACTCGCGCTTGTCATTGTGCTCGGTATCATCATTGCGAACGCGCGCGACTGGATCGTTTCGTTGGTCGTTGGTGGTGGCAACGAGTGGGACGAGTTTGGCGCGAGCGACACCTCACGCTTCCCGCCCTTCATTCGTGACATTGTTGAAACGTTCGGCATCTGGGTTGTCGCGTCGGTCGTCGTTGTACTCGTTATCGCGGCCATCATTGGCTTTTCCTATCTGTCGTGGCGCAGGCACAGCTACCGCATCACCCACGAAGCCGTTGAGGTCCGAAGCGGCATTGTGTTCCGCACAAGCCGCCAGGCTCGCCTCGATCGGGTACAGGGTGTGAACGTCAACCGTCAGTGGCTCGCCAGGTTGTTTGGTGCGGCGCAGCTCAAGATTTCCACCGCTGGCCAGGACTCCAACGTTGAGCTGAGCTACCTGCGCAGTTCAACCGCAGACGAACTTCGTCGCGAGATTCTCTCCCTCGCTGCGCATCGCAAAGCCGGAACAACTCCGGGGGCGCAGCCGGCATCCGTGCCAACCCCCGCGGCCGCTCCGGCACTGCTTGGCCCCGATGGAGTTCCACTTCCGGCAGCCAATCAGCCACACGGCATCGTCTCGCAGCGCCTTGGCGAGTTTCTTACCCCTGAGCTTGACGAAAGCCTGCTGGTCGAGCCAACGTCGGTCGTTCGTATTCCCCCGGTCCGTTTGGTCATGTCGCGCATCGTTGGGCTTGGCACCGTCATCTCCATCTTGGTTGTCGCCTTTGTAATTGTGATGGCTGTGCGGGGCGAAGGCTTCATTGCGTTTGGCCTCATCCCCTTTGGGATCGCGATGATTGGTGTGCTGGTTTCGCGGGTCATGCGCCTCCTGCAGTTCAGCATTGCGCTCACGCTAGATGGAGTACGAGTTGGGCAGGGCCTGCTGTCAACCACCAACGACACAATCCCGCCCGGCCGCATCCATGCGATTGAGGTGTACCAGCCGCTTCTGTGGCGCCCGTTCGGATGGTGGACCATCCGAATCAATAAGGCGGGTGACTCGGTCTCAGAGCAGTCGCAACAGCAGGCAACAAATACGATGCTTCCTGTTGGCAAACGGGCTGACGTGCACCGCGTGCTGGCGGTCTTGCTGCCCAACGCGCCGATCGCCGAAGAGCTTGTCGACTTTGCGCTGATCGGCAAGAAGTCTCAGTTTGGATTCCGCGGCGTACCAAAACGGGCTTGGATCCGTCTTGGCTTCGGCCGTCAGCGGCAGGGCTACCGAATCGGTGAGAACGAGTTGCTTTTCCGCGGGGGAGCCGTGTGGCGTCGCCTGGTAATCATCCCGCTCGCGAGAGTGCAGAGCGTTTCACTTCGGCAGGGCTGGGTTGGGCGTCAAGCCAAGATCGCAACGGTCCAACCGCAAACCGTTCTTGGCCCTGTTCTGACCGGCATCGCCGGACTCGACCGGGACCAAGCGCTTGGAACGTTTGAAGAGCTCACCGCGGCCGTTGTTGCTGCGGGGCTGCGAGACGATGAGGCCCGGTAA
- a CDS encoding PH domain-containing protein translates to MTDHLPAPQPLGDPAPSAVPQPRAISRGLNLPVSQGWQRVSGRYVVVELISNLIGWAVLVVVSLLPLILDAGWGIWQTLLPIAVAVVGIVACAITPRRVRAIGYQLRADDFLFRRGIFSQRIVAVPYGRMQIVDINRGPIVRALGLAELKFVTAAAATGVTLPGLKFETAESLRDHLIAVAETRRSGL, encoded by the coding sequence ATGACCGATCATCTGCCAGCCCCCCAACCGCTCGGTGATCCAGCCCCATCAGCAGTTCCGCAACCGCGGGCTATCTCGAGGGGTCTGAACCTTCCTGTTTCGCAAGGCTGGCAGCGCGTTTCCGGTCGATACGTTGTTGTTGAACTCATTAGCAACCTCATCGGCTGGGCGGTGTTGGTTGTGGTCTCGCTGCTGCCGCTCATTCTTGACGCCGGGTGGGGAATCTGGCAGACACTACTTCCCATCGCCGTCGCGGTCGTTGGCATCGTTGCCTGTGCGATCACGCCCCGTCGCGTGCGTGCGATCGGGTACCAGCTACGCGCAGACGACTTCCTCTTTCGCCGGGGTATCTTCTCCCAGCGCATCGTGGCTGTGCCATACGGTCGCATGCAGATCGTTGACATCAACAGGGGCCCCATCGTTCGCGCCCTTGGTCTGGCCGAACTCAAATTTGTGACGGCGGCCGCGGCAACCGGGGTGACCCTTCCTGGGCTCAAGTTCGAGACCGCGGAATCGCTTCGAGACCACCTCATCGCGGTTGCTGAGACGCGGCGGTCCGGACTGTGA
- a CDS encoding DUF3180 family protein — MSIRRTSATAVTVSILAGIVIGLLGELALSSAGNAMVIPPLSLPITLATLALILVLVAIPIRRSLVGKSKKPINPFSAVRVVAAAKASALAGGLFAGLGTGVLFYLFTRTISPPIDSWVSVIATAVGGIILLIAGLVVEHLCVLPPTDDDETTETIDQPA, encoded by the coding sequence GTGAGCATCCGTCGCACGAGCGCAACCGCCGTTACCGTCAGCATTCTGGCGGGGATCGTCATCGGGTTGCTTGGCGAGCTCGCGCTCTCCTCGGCCGGCAACGCGATGGTTATCCCGCCGCTGTCCCTGCCGATTACGCTTGCGACCCTTGCGCTCATCCTTGTGCTTGTGGCAATCCCCATTCGGCGCAGCCTCGTTGGCAAATCCAAGAAGCCGATTAACCCGTTTTCGGCCGTTCGTGTCGTTGCGGCGGCGAAAGCTTCAGCGCTTGCGGGCGGCCTATTTGCTGGCCTCGGTACCGGCGTTCTGTTCTACCTCTTCACACGAACAATTTCACCACCGATAGACTCTTGGGTATCCGTTATCGCGACTGCTGTCGGGGGTATCATCCTGCTGATTGCCGGACTCGTCGTTGAGCACCTGTGTGTGTTGCCACCGACCGACGATGACGAAACAACTGAGACTATCGACCAGCCCGCGTAA
- the folK gene encoding 2-amino-4-hydroxy-6-hydroxymethyldihydropteridine diphosphokinase, producing the protein MKQVMTCVLAFGSNLGERETTIRAAWDDLLAAPGIHSVEPSPLHDSVALTEDGLDPDAPAYLNAVAVVTTDLSPDELLDLVNRIEAEHGRVRVERWGSRTLDIDIITYGGRVVKTDRLTIPHPRAFERDFVLRPWLDLDPNAVLMGHGRVSDVLARLENPAAAHRREPTWGGGRA; encoded by the coding sequence ATGAAACAGGTCATGACGTGTGTGCTGGCTTTTGGAAGCAACCTTGGCGAACGAGAAACGACCATTCGTGCTGCGTGGGACGATCTGCTGGCCGCTCCGGGAATTCACTCGGTAGAGCCTTCTCCGCTGCATGACTCTGTCGCTCTCACCGAAGACGGGCTCGACCCCGATGCGCCCGCATACCTCAACGCGGTTGCGGTAGTGACGACCGACCTCAGCCCCGACGAACTGCTTGATCTTGTGAACCGCATCGAGGCAGAGCACGGACGGGTCCGCGTTGAGCGCTGGGGGAGCCGCACGCTTGACATCGACATCATCACCTACGGCGGTCGGGTCGTGAAAACTGACAGGCTCACCATCCCTCACCCTCGGGCCTTTGAGCGCGACTTTGTTCTTCGCCCGTGGCTCGACCTTGATCCCAATGCCGTGCTCATGGGACACGGTCGCGTGAGCGACGTGCTTGCGCGCCTTGAGAACCCGGCGGCCGCCCACAGGCGAGAGCCAACGTGGGGCGGTGGGCGAGCGTGA
- the folB gene encoding dihydroneopterin aldolase codes for MGLFEGDTITLTGLECFAHHGVFDFERQAGQRFIIDLVVDVDLIAAANSDDVAQTIHYGELAEAVVAAVERDPVDLIETVAERVAATALAWNAARAVRVVVHKPDAPIAVPFADVAVTIVRRQR; via the coding sequence ATGGGATTGTTTGAAGGTGACACAATAACCCTCACGGGTCTCGAGTGTTTTGCTCATCACGGTGTCTTCGATTTTGAGCGTCAGGCCGGGCAACGATTTATCATCGACCTCGTTGTCGACGTAGACCTGATCGCGGCGGCTAACAGCGACGATGTTGCGCAGACGATTCACTACGGCGAACTCGCAGAAGCTGTTGTGGCGGCAGTTGAGCGCGACCCCGTTGATCTCATTGAGACCGTCGCTGAGCGTGTTGCTGCGACGGCTCTGGCGTGGAACGCGGCGCGTGCCGTTCGCGTTGTTGTCCACAAGCCGGATGCCCCCATCGCCGTTCCCTTTGCAGACGTCGCGGTCACAATCGTTCGGAGGCAGCGATGA
- the folP gene encoding dihydropteroate synthase, with the protein MTLVMGILNVTPDSFSDGGRYFGAERAIEHGLALRAQGADILDIGGESTRPGAERISAQEEQDRVLPVISALRKEGIAVSIDTLNAATALSAAAAGATIINDVSGGLADPDILHTVAGTELTYILGHWRNGSTQMDARANYGDVVADVRSELQARVRAAKEAGISDAQLVLDPGLGFSKIGTQNWQLLRRQSEFAQLGYRVMIGASRKRFLGDLLADGADVEERDLPTAIVSVLSAQQGAWAVRVHNVEQTRAALDTVAAWNS; encoded by the coding sequence GTGACGCTCGTTATGGGCATCCTGAACGTCACGCCAGATTCGTTTAGCGACGGCGGACGGTACTTCGGTGCAGAACGAGCAATTGAGCACGGCCTTGCGCTCCGTGCGCAGGGTGCGGACATCCTCGACATCGGCGGAGAATCTACCAGGCCAGGAGCGGAACGAATCTCTGCCCAGGAAGAACAAGATCGAGTGCTTCCGGTTATCTCTGCCCTTCGCAAAGAGGGTATCGCGGTGAGCATTGACACGCTCAACGCGGCAACCGCGCTGTCGGCTGCCGCAGCCGGGGCCACCATCATCAACGACGTGTCCGGTGGTCTCGCCGACCCCGATATCCTGCACACCGTGGCCGGCACCGAGCTCACCTACATTCTTGGGCACTGGCGCAACGGCTCAACACAGATGGATGCGCGGGCCAACTACGGTGACGTTGTGGCCGACGTTCGTTCCGAACTTCAAGCGCGTGTGCGAGCGGCCAAAGAGGCCGGCATCTCGGATGCCCAACTTGTTCTCGACCCGGGGCTTGGATTCTCAAAGATTGGTACCCAGAACTGGCAGCTTTTGCGGCGGCAGAGCGAGTTTGCGCAACTCGGCTATCGGGTCATGATTGGGGCTTCTCGAAAGCGATTTCTTGGCGATCTACTGGCCGATGGCGCGGATGTTGAGGAGAGAGATCTTCCAACGGCTATCGTGAGTGTGCTCTCGGCTCAACAGGGTGCCTGGGCCGTTCGAGTGCACAACGTCGAGCAAACCCGTGCGGCACTTGATACCGTTGCGGCATGGAACTCATGA
- the folE gene encoding GTP cyclohydrolase I FolE, giving the protein MNESRIDKARIEAAVSEILAAIGEDLDRPGLETTPARVAEAYADFFSGVGEDADRHLVDSIPVGDDTGELVLMRDLTFRSVCEHHLLPFQGVAHIAYQPNERVVGLGALPRLLSDYASRPQVQERLTEQVATSIESALRPHGVLVVLEAAHGCVTDRGPRQLNSTIVSVASRGKLADPAARAEIMSLIGSSSRRSAE; this is encoded by the coding sequence GTGAACGAGTCGCGCATCGATAAGGCTCGCATCGAAGCCGCGGTCAGCGAAATATTGGCCGCAATCGGTGAAGACCTTGACCGCCCTGGACTGGAGACCACTCCAGCCAGGGTGGCAGAGGCCTACGCCGATTTCTTTTCTGGTGTTGGGGAAGATGCGGATCGGCATCTTGTCGACAGCATCCCGGTAGGCGATGACACCGGCGAGCTTGTGCTTATGCGTGACCTCACGTTCCGGTCGGTATGTGAACATCATCTGCTGCCGTTCCAAGGCGTTGCTCATATCGCGTATCAGCCAAACGAGCGTGTGGTTGGGTTAGGCGCGTTGCCGAGACTTCTGAGTGACTACGCTTCCCGCCCGCAGGTGCAGGAACGGCTGACCGAACAGGTAGCGACAAGCATCGAGTCGGCGTTGCGCCCGCACGGTGTACTCGTTGTGCTCGAAGCTGCCCACGGCTGCGTCACTGATCGGGGACCCCGCCAGCTCAACAGCACCATCGTGAGCGTCGCCAGCAGGGGCAAACTTGCTGACCCAGCGGCGCGCGCAGAGATCATGTCGCTCATTGGGAGTTCATCGCGCAGGAGCGCAGAGTGA